Part of the Pseudodesulfovibrio mercurii genome is shown below.
GATGACGCGCGGGTCGAAGTATTCGAGCGTCATGCGGGTGTAGTCGATCATCTCGCGGGTGTCGGACTGGGGGCGCCGGTTGTTGAGCAGGTCGTCGATGACCTCTGCGGCCCGGCGGCCGTGGCCGATGGCGTGGGTCAGCAGGCCGGGACGGACCACGTCGCCGATGGCGAAGACCTTGGAGTCCGTGGTCTGGTAGTCGTCGTTGACCACGATGTAGCCGCGATTCAGGGCGATGTCGGCGGGCAGGAACCCGATGTCCGGGGCGTCGCCGATGGACATAAGCACGGTATCCGCGGGAAGCAGCTCGCCGCTTTGGAGCAGTACGCCGTTGGCGTTGACCTCCTTGGTGAAGCAGGGCCACTTGAAGCGCGCCCCGGCGGCCTCGGCGTCCTTGCGTTCCTTGCCGAAGGAGGCGGGTTCCTGGATGTCGATGAGGGTGATGTCCTCGGCACCGAGACCGGCGGCCACGGTGGCCACGTCGCAGCCCACGTTGCCCGCGCCGATGATGACGATGCGCTTGCCGATCTTGGCCGTACCCTTCTTGGCGTCCTTGAGGAAGGTCAGGGCCGGGTAGATGCGCTCGTGGCCGGGCACCGGGATGATACGCGGCTTCTGGGCGCCCGTGGCGATGACCACGTAGTCGTAGTCGTCACGCAGCTCGTCGAATTCGTTGCGCTTGAGTTCCTGTTGCAGGTGGACGTGGGGCAGGACCTCGGCCGCGCGCGCGACCTCGGCCTCGACCACTTCCTTGGGCACGCGGGAGTTGGGGATGGCCGAGGCGATCTTGCCGCCCAGGGTCTCGGCCATGTCGTAGACCACGGCCTCATGCCCCTTCATGCGGATCTGCCAGGCCACGGAGATGCCGGCGGGCCCGCCGCCGATGACGGCCACGCGCTTGCCGGACAGGGGCGGCAGCTTGGGGGCCTTGGACTTGTGGCCCTCGCGGCCGAGCTTGGTGATGTCCACGGCGGCCATGTTCTGCTGGGTGGAGCGGGTGCAGCCCTGCATGCACAGGTTCGGGCAGAGGTAGCCGCAGACCGTGGCCGGGAACGGCGTGTAGGCGAGGGCCAGGTCCACGGCCTCGTCCACCAGCCCGTCGCGGACGAGCTGCCAGCGCTTCTGCACGGGCATGCCCGTGGGACAGCTGGCCTGGCACGGGGCCATGTACTTGCGGTTTTCCCACACGGGCACCTTGCGGCGCAGGTCGCCGTGTACGATGAGCGGAATGGGCGAACGGTCCAGGTCGGTCAGGTCGCCAATGAGGCCGCCCCGGCCCAGCTCCGCATCCCAGGAATTGATCCGGAAGTCGTGCATGGCGCGGCGCACCCTGCCCTTCTTCTCGAAGGGGGTCTTGGCCCGGATGAGCTGCCACTCCTCGCGCCGGGTGAGCCGTTTGAGCAGGCGCGAGCGTTTGATTTTCTTGAGGAACTCTTCGAGGTTCTCGGTCAGCCAGCCCCAGGTCTCGTCGTCGATGGGCTCCATGAGCGCATCGGCCTGGGAAAAGCCGTCGATGGGGCCGCGCACGAAGATGCGGCCGCCGACCATGCCCACGCAGGGGCGGTAGCCGAGCACGTTCCCGGGGTTCTGGGCCTCATGGCCGCAGACCACC
Proteins encoded:
- a CDS encoding FAD-dependent oxidoreductase, with amino-acid sequence MAKKIQRIDGHENGVRLESRILEERIQNAVRQGARRLEIDAWGQHGIGGRLWLSKDEPISVTITGSPGQRIGAKGFPGTTIQVMGPASDDVAWLNAGAEVIVNGNASNGVCNAMAQGKVFIAGNIGSRGMTMTKTNPRFDPPELWVLGSVGDYFAEFMAGGTAVVCGHEAQNPGNVLGYRPCVGMVGGRIFVRGPIDGFSQADALMEPIDDETWGWLTENLEEFLKKIKRSRLLKRLTRREEWQLIRAKTPFEKKGRVRRAMHDFRINSWDAELGRGGLIGDLTDLDRSPIPLIVHGDLRRKVPVWENRKYMAPCQASCPTGMPVQKRWQLVRDGLVDEAVDLALAYTPFPATVCGYLCPNLCMQGCTRSTQQNMAAVDITKLGREGHKSKAPKLPPLSGKRVAVIGGGPAGISVAWQIRMKGHEAVVYDMAETLGGKIASAIPNSRVPKEVVEAEVARAAEVLPHVHLQQELKRNEFDELRDDYDYVVIATGAQKPRIIPVPGHERIYPALTFLKDAKKGTAKIGKRIVIIGAGNVGCDVATVAAGLGAEDITLIDIQEPASFGKERKDAEAAGARFKWPCFTKEVNANGVLLQSGELLPADTVLMSIGDAPDIGFLPADIALNRGYIVVNDDYQTTDSKVFAIGDVVRPGLLTHAIGHGRRAAEVIDDLLNNRRPQSDTREMIDYTRMTLEYFDPRVIEFSDANQCGAECSSCGSCRDCYICDTLCPQNAIKRNELPDGGFERVVDPDKCIACGFCADACPCGIWDMKNPAPME